CCTTGTCCATCAGCGCCTCTGCGAAGGCGAGGATCGTGGCGACGAGTTTCGGTTCGGACGTCGCGTGGATCGCGATGTCTTGGTCTAACTCCCAAAGGACACCATGCAGCGCAAGCTGGCCGTTGTCGGTGAGAACTTCATCGACTTCGCCGACCTCTACGGTGTCTTCGGTCGCGCGAGATGCCAGAAGGAACGCGGTTGCGGAGCCGAAGACATAGAGCGTGACCAAGGCTTCCGCCGTCAGCAATTCGGAAAATTCAGCGCGGTTCGCGTCAGACAAACCACCTTCCAAATTCGCGCGCTTCAGGTCCTTTAACGCAGTGCGTTCTGCGAACTGATCAGCGACGCCCAGCGCAATCGCGATCGCGCGGCGCAGGCTCTGTAAGACGGTGGCCTGCAGCGGAGATGTCAGGCCATCGCCCCCTTCAACCGCTTCAATGCGTGTGGTCAGTTGGATACCTTCGGCGCGCACGGTGCGGCGTGTGGCCAGCCCCGGTGTGGTGGAACGGAAACGCCTGCGCGTGCCAACGCCGGAAGACCGTTCAACAGGTGCGTCAGCCGTTGCCGTCGCGATACGCGGCGCATGATCGAACCCGTCAATCAGGTCGAGTGCGGCGGCATAATGGCTGCGAATATCATCTTCGCGTAATTCCATCTGATCACTGGTTTGGCTCATCGGTCAAATACTCACTTTATCAAAATCTTAGCGGTGGCTCAGCACGCGACCGCGGTCGCTGACCACAAATTTACGCACATCACGAAACCCCGGTGGGTTGCGTTCGGCAAGCGCCTGATAGGGCCGTTCGGGCATAATCAACGACCGTTCCATCCGCGTCGCCCCCGTATCAGCACCCTGTCCCGCAAATGGATCAAGCGCGAAAATCTGGCGCTCAACCGTGCCGAACCAACCGGATTTCACCCGTTCCACGCGATCCGCGACCAGTTCTTCTTCGGTCCAGACCAGCGCCCAATCTTCACCAACAGGGCTGTTCGCGGCGGCAAGGACTTCACGCAATGGGCCCGTTTGCCGCGTGAACGCGTTCGAATACATCGGCCCGATATGAAAACGGCGCAACCGCACGGGATGCAGATCGTCAAAATCTTCGTCAAAGCCTTTGGCAATCGTCAGCAATTTTAGATGCGCGACAGACTGCGCCATCAGATGCGCCTGCACTTCGGGCCAACGCCGTTCGTCTTTGGGCAAGCCGGTGCGCCCGCTGTCTTCGACATCCATCAGATAGATCGTCGGCAGGTTCACTTGGCTATCATAGACCGCCCAATGGATTTGGAACGTCCGCCTGTCGCCGTCGTTGCCGATCCAAACAGCTTGTGGATCGTTGCGCGCCCAGAACTGATGTCCTTTGAGCAGTTCTTCGTAATACAGCCGCTGCGAAAGCGCATATTGCAGCTTTGTCGGGATCTTCTGTTCGCCAACAATCGTGCGGACCATCTGGTCTTTCAGGTCTTCTGCAGAGGGCATGGTCGCCAAATGCCGTTCGGCCTGTAGCGCATCATTCGCCATCTCAAGCAGCTCTTGATACACCGGAAAGCCGCTTTCGACCCGGTCAAAGGTCAGCTGCCCCGCGTGGGAAAACCGACCAGAGAAATGGTATTTATGCGCGAGCGACCGAAACGTGATGTTCAATCCCACAAGGTAGCGGGCCACGGCATCAATATCGCGTTTAGACAAACTGCGTTCAGCCTGCATCGTCGCCGCGACCTTGTTAAGGTACTGCGTGATCCGTTCAAACTTGCCGAAGTAGCGCCGCGTGACGCGGGTGTCCTCGAGTTTGAAGTGGTCGTCGGAGAGGTCAGTCAATTTATTAAGTTCCCGTCCCGATCAATACCTGAAAACCAAATTAAAAAGTGCCCCGAAGGACCGTCGCAGCGATCTTGCCATCTATCCAAATAGAATTCGTTTTCTTTGAACTTCATGATGCTCCAAGCTCCGCGGTTCACCCAAGGCCCAAAACCTACAAAAAAGATCAATATGAATCCAACTCCCGCAAGCAGTCCACCGAACGGGTTTTCGATTGGACCCGGGTTGATTGCGTTGGGCTCAATCCATACCCCCCAAGTGGTGAAAGCGGCCCCAAGCGCCATGAAAAACGAACATCGCAGGTAAAAGATCACTCAGCCCCATACTCATTGCTATCGTGCTTCTCTACGATCTTCGCAAAGCGCCGCACGAACCGTTCGTCCGCCTTCGCCTTCTGCTCTAGCACCTCACGCGCGAACACCATGTGATCTTCGTGGGCTTCCAGCATATCGGCCATCCGGTTGTTTGTCGCGGCGCCAATTGCGGCCATCGCTGTCTGGGCCTCTTGGTCCGTCTTCACGCCGATCTCGTTGATCTGGTGGGCAACGTCCTGCTGTTGGGCGGTCTTCAACGACTTCGACAGCGCATCATACAGCACAACCCGCTGCTTCGTGTCCGTCTCAAGTTTGTTGATCAGCACCATCTGGGTCGCGGCTTGGTTCTGTAGCGAGTCGATCCAGGTTTTGCCCTTCTCGATATAGCGTTCCAACGTCTGGGATTTGGCAACCAAAACCTGTTCGGCCTGCACCAATTCATTATATTTCTGGTTTGCAGCGGCCAATTCACTTTCCAGCTTCGTACGGGCGGCGGCGTCTTGTTCTACGGAAATCTTGTTCTCAAGCGCGATGATATCCGGGTCCATCGCCAGGATATCGGCGCGGGCGGCTTCGAGTTCGCCAACCGTCACTTCACGTTCATCAAGCGTACCAGTCAGGTTGTTTTCAACGCTGACCTTCTGTTCGTTCAATTCGGCCAACTGCGTTTGCAGCAACTTCGTGATCACGTCGGATTTGGAAATCAGGTCTTGCAATTTGTCATCGACGGACGCTGTGCGCATCCGTTCCTGACGCATGCTGTCTGCCTTCGCCTTCGAGAAAATCCCGATGAAGGTTTCCATGCCCGTCTTGTTGCGCATTTCGTCAAAGTCTTTGGAAAAGGCAGACGTCACATCATCCAAACCCATGATCAGTTCGGCGATGTTGGCGTTCATCAGTTCGGTATGCGCGTGAACTTCGTCCAGCGACGCGTTTTCGATGTCGACGGAAATGTCTGTTCCTGCCGCCATTTTCTGACGTGCAGTTTCAATCCGGCTGGTCAAAGCGGCAATCTTGTTTTGGGCCTCTGCGACCTGTTCTTGTGATTGTTGAATTTGCGCGTCGAAATCGGCCATCTGAAAATTCCCTGAGGTTAGTCTTGTTACAACTAACCTAGGAAATGCAGGACCGATTTACAAATGCAGATCACACGCTTGGCGCGATTTTGGGGGAATACCTTACCCCAAAAATCGGGTCAGCTGTCGATGAACAGTTCCACATCGTCCGCGTTCGGTTCTTCGGTGCCGAATAATTCCTCACGGGACAGGATTTTCGGCGGAAGTTCGACACCACGTTCGTAGTTTTCCGGATCAACCCGCAGAGATTCTTCGCGGCTACGAATGTGGACTTTTGTCGGCACATCCACTTCTTCGTATAGATGGATGATGTCGTGGTTGAACATGCGGATACAGCCCGCAGATCCGGAATTACCGATTGATTCCAGATCGTTGGTCCCGTGGATGCGGTAATACGTGTCACGCCCGCCACGATACAGATACAACGCGCGGCTTCCCAAGGGGCTGCTTAGACCACCGGGCACGCCGCTTGCGAAAGGACCATAAACTTCGGGTTCGGTGCGCAGCATGTTTTGCGTTGGCGTCCAACCGGGCCATTCGCGCTTCAGCTTGATGGTCGCACCACCGTTGATGGATCGACCTTGGCGGCCAACACCAACCGGATACCGCACGGCGGATCCATCGGATTTAATGTTGTACAAAAACTTGGCGTAAGGATCGACATCGATCGTGCCTGGGCCTTGTTCACCAAGATATTGCCCGACCATCCGGCGGTTAATCCCTTGTGTGTACGTATCGGGGATGCCCGGCAGGTTATATTCACCGTCTTGGATCGGGCCGTAGCCTTCCATGAAATTGATCTGCGGCTCAAAATCCTCGGCTGCATTCGATGCTGGAATGCGTGGACCGCAGGCAGCCGTCGAAGCAAGAAGCATGGCGCCAAAAGTGCGTCGATTGAAAATAAAAGAATCGGGCATGGCAGCACCTTTTAGAATTAATTCAAGCGGTCTAGCACAATCACCGGTTAGCGTGAAATCACCATAATGTGGGCCGGTAAGAGTGGTGTGCGAACGCAACAGTCCCAGTCAGAACCAACTCCAAGGCGGAAAGTTCCCCCATAAGAATGGGGAAACCCGTGATGTTGGTGCGTCAGCCGATCACGTTGTGGTCAGGCCCATAGGGGAAGCCGGTGATGTTTTCTGCCCCGTTTTCGCTGATGATCAGGATATCATGTTCGCGATATCCGCCTGCGCCTGCCTGACCTTCAGGAATTGTCAGCATGGGTTCCATGCTGATCACCATCCCCGGTTCGAGCACCGTATCGATATCTTCACGCAGTTCTAATCCCGCTTCGCGCCCGTAATAATGGGATAGAACGCCAAAGGAATGCCCGTAGCCAAAGGTCCGGTATTGCAGAAGATCGCGTTCCGCAAAGAAGTCGTTAATCTTATGCGTCACCTCGGCACAGCTTACGCCGGGTTTTAGTAACGACATGCCATATTCATGCGCCCCGACGTTGGCTTCCCAAATGCGGCGGCTTTCATCGTCCACATCGCCAACGAACAACGTCCGTTCTAGCGCGGTGTAGTAGCCGGAAATCATCGGAAACGTGTTCAGTGACAGGATATCACCATGTTCCAATTGGCGCGATGTCACCGGATTATGCGCCCCGTCTGTGTTGATCCCTGACTGGAACCACACCCACGTATCCCTGTATTCGGCATTGGGGAAGCGCCGCGCGATTTCGATCTCCATCGCATCGCGGCCCGCCATTGCGACGTCAATTTCGCGGATACCGGGTTTGATGGCGTCACGGATAGCGTAGCCGCCAACGTCCGCGACCGCTGCACCCTGCCGGATCAGGTCCAACTCTGCGGTGGATTTGTGCATACGTTGCCGCATTGTATCCAACGACACATCCAGCAACGCAGCCGGTGCGAGAAAGGCCGACAGTTTTTCAGATTGTAGAATTGTCAGATGGTCCATTTCGTAACCAACGACTTTGCCCATGCCTGTGACCGACAAAATGGCGCGCCAGTAATTGTCGCGTTCCCAATCCGTATAGACAATATTATCGCCAAATCCGCGTCGCCATGGTTGCGCGGCATCAATGCCAGCACTGATCGTGACGACCTGTGTTTTGGTCACAACCAGCGCGTAAGGACGGCCAAACGCGCAATACAGAAAACCGGAATAATAGCCGATATTGTGCATTGATGTCAGAACGCAGGCATCGATGCCCTTGATCGCCATTGTCTCGCGCAGGTTTGCGAGGCGGGCTTCGTATTCTGCATCACCAAAGGGAAGCGTGCGTTCGCCTTGCTGAAATCTGTGAAATTGAGTGCGGGTAGTCATCGTTTTAGACCTCATAACATAAGGTCCCGGCGTTCAGGACTTGTGGGTGTTATTGACCGCGACGCCATCGCGATCCCCATGGTCAAATCTTTAGGCGGCACGGCTGCGTTTTGGCAAACGAAATTCACGTGACACGATGTTCTTTCCGCGGCAGACTATCCGGCATGTCTTTGTTTCGTCGCCTTCTTCCTGTTGTCTTTTCTGGTGCGGGTTTGCCCTTTGGCCTCGGTTTTCTGCGCCGCAGTCGGTCGCGCCAGCCGAAACTTGGCAAGCCCCTGCCCGCAGATAAAACGCGCGTCCACTTTTTCGCGGGAAACTTCGCTAGCAAAGATGCCGCGCGGCATTATTGCTTTCACAGCGAACGCAATGTCCCCGAAGATCTGACCCGCGAATTGCCTGATGCCTTCATCGACATTGCACATGTCGAAATCGTGTTTGGCGAACATCGCGAACGTCTATCTGACTTTTTGGACGTGGACGGGGTCGAGACATTGTTGCGCAAAATCGATCACAAAAACACGCTTGTCATGATCGCAGAACAGGCCTTTGGCGGTTTTCCCTACGCATTAAATGACACGTCCGTTCTGCACTACATTGGCGATAAGGTGGTCGACGTTTAGCCTGCATCGATAGGCCCAGTTCACTTTTGTCCTTTACCTACCCCACCATCAGCCCCAGATATGAGGCAACACGAATGGGGAGATCGCTATGCTTGACCAAACAACTGACCTCGCAGGGCGCCTGTCCCGCCCTGACCTGATTTGCACAAAGGCCTATGTGGGCGGCGAATGGGTCGACGCGGAAGACGGGAAAACCTTCGACGTCATCAATCCGGCCCGCGGCGATGTAATTGCTAAGGTCACCGATTTGTCACGCGAAGACGTCGCAGGTGCGATCAAGCTGGCCGAAGCCGCTCAAAAAGGCTGGGCCGCGTTGGCCGCCAAAGAGCGTTCCAAAGTCCTGCGCAAATGGTTCGACCTGATGATGGCCAACCAAGAAGACCTTGCCCAGATCATGACTGCAGAACAGGGCAAACCGCTGACGGAAGCACGTGGCGAAGTCGCCTATGGCGCGTCTTTTGTAGAATGGTTTGGCGAAGAAGCAAAACGCGTGTACGGCCAGACGATCCCCGGCCATATGGCCGACAAACGTATCCAAGTGATCAAACAGCCAATCGGTGTGGCCGCCGGCATCACGCCGTGGAATTTCCCCAACGCGATGATTGCTCGCAAAGTGGCACCGGCACTGGCGGCAGGCTGTGCTTTTGTTGTGCGTCCCGCGTCGCTGACACCGCTGTCTGCTCTTGCCATGGCGAAACTGGGCGAAGAAGCGGGTATTCCTGCTGGCCTGTTTTCCGTTGTGACATCTGATGACGCATCGGGCGTCG
The Rhodobacteraceae bacterium S2214 genome window above contains:
- a CDS encoding aminopeptidase P family protein — its product is MRSKTMTTRTQFHRFQQGERTLPFGDAEYEARLANLRETMAIKGIDACVLTSMHNIGYYSGFLYCAFGRPYALVVTKTQVVTISAGIDAAQPWRRGFGDNIVYTDWERDNYWRAILSVTGMGKVVGYEMDHLTILQSEKLSAFLAPAALLDVSLDTMRQRMHKSTAELDLIRQGAAVADVGGYAIRDAIKPGIREIDVAMAGRDAMEIEIARRFPNAEYRDTWVWFQSGINTDGAHNPVTSRQLEHGDILSLNTFPMISGYYTALERTLFVGDVDDESRRIWEANVGAHEYGMSLLKPGVSCAEVTHKINDFFAERDLLQYRTFGYGHSFGVLSHYYGREAGLELREDIDTVLEPGMVISMEPMLTIPEGQAGAGGYREHDILIISENGAENITGFPYGPDHNVIG
- a CDS encoding L,D-transpeptidase is translated as MLLASTAACGPRIPASNAAEDFEPQINFMEGYGPIQDGEYNLPGIPDTYTQGINRRMVGQYLGEQGPGTIDVDPYAKFLYNIKSDGSAVRYPVGVGRQGRSINGGATIKLKREWPGWTPTQNMLRTEPEVYGPFASGVPGGLSSPLGSRALYLYRGGRDTYYRIHGTNDLESIGNSGSAGCIRMFNHDIIHLYEEVDVPTKVHIRSREESLRVDPENYERGVELPPKILSREELFGTEEPNADDVELFIDS